A window of Apium graveolens cultivar Ventura chromosome 8, ASM990537v1, whole genome shotgun sequence contains these coding sequences:
- the LOC141680160 gene encoding uncharacterized protein LOC141680160, with the protein MTWNSKQRIEDGKMRHPADSPSWRNIDYRWPAFGSDARNIRLALSADCINPHTNGLTNRYSCWPIVLVTYNLPPWLCMKRKFMMLTILVSGPHEPGNDVDVYLQPLIDDLKKLWEEGEPNVYDAYTKSYFTLKAILLWTINDFPVYGNLSGCVNKGYMCCPVCADDTVAKYLSHSRKMCYQGHRRYLARNHPYRKQKAAFNGQQELGQARQPLSGEEVLLQQDKIKFQFGKEVSKSKKVDCPWKKKSVFFELEYWKFHHVRHCLDVMHVEKNVCDSLIGTLLNMKSKSKDSEASRLDMIDMGVRVDLAPQKGEKKTYLPPSIFNLSKAEKKKMLSSLMHMKLPYGHASNIKNCVSMEELKMFGMKSHDYHILLQQLLPIAIRAVLPKKVRVTIIRLCFFFNALCSKVVDVSKLDKFQSDVIVTFYELEKIFPASFFDIMIHLIVHLVRELRLCRPVFYRWMYAFERFNKVLKSYVRNRYYPEGCVAECYLGEESVEFCQEFVKQACTTAGLRKDEGKLSGPLSVVTMKSIDEKERDEAHLHVLLNNIEVQPYILMHKEYLEGIHPGKKKSVHWLLREHNRLFADWFLEKVSSEMEENPGGVSETIRWIAGKPSFSVLTYEAYLVDGVRYFTKERDVMRVVQNSGVSLVAKTVQVSSAKDLNPVESDLTFYGVILEIWELDYHAFKAPLFLCNWADNDKGIKVDDLGFTLVDLSRQGHKRDKYVSMDQVKQVYYIEDPVDAKWSVVLTSTTRDYQDVYNDDDLGDTTMENPPFCCQIPICDVGEDVEKNIRENIKGTWVKK; encoded by the exons ATGACCTGGAACTCAAAGCAGCGAATAGAAGACGGAAAGATGCGGCATCCAGCCGACTCTCCTTCTTGGAGAAATATCGACTATAGGTGGCCTGCCTTTGGTAGTGATGCACGAAATATTCGTTTGGCGTTGTCTGCAGATTGTATAAACCCACATACTAACGGTCTAACCAATAGATACTCTTGTTGGCCAATAGTATTAGTGACTTATAATCTTCCTCCGTGGTTATGTATGAAGAGGAAATTTATGATGCTAACAATTTTAGTTTCCGGTCCACATGAGCCTGGCAATGATGTTGACGTATATTTACAGCCTTTAATCGATGATTTAAAGAAGTTGTGGGAAGAAGGTGAACCAAATGTTTATGATGCATACACCAAGTCATATTTCACTTTAAAAGCAATTTTATTGTGGACAATAAATGACTTTCCTGTATATGGAAATCTGTCCGGATGCGTTAACAAAGGTTATATGTGTTGTCCAGTATGCGCTGATGATACAGTTGCCAAGTATTTAAGCCATAGCAGGAAGATGTGTTACCAAGGCCATCGGCGTTACTTGGCTAGGAATCATCCATATAGGAAGCAAAAGGCCGCTTTTAATGGACAACAAGAATTAGGGCAGGCACGTCAACCTCTGTCTGGAGAAGAGGTTTTATTGCAGCAAGATAAAATTAAATTTCAGTTTGGGAAGGAAGTAAGTAAGTCAAAGAAGGTTGATTGTCCATGGAAGAAAAAGTCGGTTTTTTTCGAATTAGAATATTGGAAGTTTCACCATGTCCGTCATTGTTTAGATGTCATGCACGTCGAGAAGAACGTGTGTGATAGCTTGATCGGCACACTACTAAATATGAAATCTAAGTCTAAAGATAGTGAAGCTTCTCGTCTTGACATGATTGACATGGGGGTTAGGGTTGATCTAGCTCCACAAAAAGGAGAAAAAAAAACCTACTTACCCCCTTCGATTTTTAATTTGTCCAAGGCAgaaaaaaagaaaatgttgtcATCGTTAATGCACATGAAACTTCCATATGGACACGCGTCGAATATTAAAAACTGTGTTTCCATGGAAGAATTAAAGATGTTTGGGATGAAGTCCCACGACTACCACATCTTACTCCAACAACTGCTTCCTATTGCAATTCGTGCGGTACTTCCAAAAAAAGTCAGGGTCACCATAATtaggttgtgtttcttttttAATGCTTTGTGCAGCAAAGTTGTAGACGTATCGAAACTAGATAAATTTCAATCAGATGTAATAGTAACTTTTTATGAGTTGGAAAAAATCTTTCCTGCATCATTTTTTGATATAATGATACATCTCATAGTGCACTTGGTTCGGGAATTACGGTTATGTCGGCCGGTATTTTATAGATGGATGTATGCATTTGAGAGGTTTAATAAGGTGTTGAAGAGTTACGTACGCAACCGTTATTACCCCGAAGGCTGTGTAGCTGAATGCTATCTGGGAGAAGAATCAGTAGAATTCTGCCAAGAGTTTGTCAAGCAAGCTTGCACCACTGCTGGTCTTCGTAAAGATGAAGGCAAGTTAAGTGGTCCATTATCTGTTGTGACAATGAAATCAATCGATGAAAAAGAGCGGGATGAAGCTCATTTACATGTTCTTCTAAACAACATTGAAGTACAGCCATATATTTT AATGCATAAGGAGTATCTAGAGGGAATCCATCCAGGAAAAAAGAAAAGTGTTCATTGGCTCTTGAGAGAACACAATCGCCTTTTTGCCGATTGGTTTCTAGAAAAA GTTAGTAGTGAAATGGAGGAGAATCCTGGAGGAGTTTCAGAGACAATAAGATGGATAGCCGGAAAACCATCATTTTCAGTTTTGACTTACGAAGCTTATCTAGTAGACGGGGTCCGATACTTTACAAAAGAGCGAGATGTTATGAGGGTTGTTCAAAACAGCGGAGTGTCTTTAGTTGCTAAAACTGTCCAAGTGTCTAGCGCTAAAGATTTGAACCCTGTAGAAAGTGACTTGACATTTTACGGTGTTATCTTAGAAATATGGGAGCTAGATTATCATGCATTCAAAGCCCCGTTATTTTTATGTAATTGGGCAGATAATGACAAGGGAATTAAGGTGGATGATCTTGGATTCACACTTGTCGATCTAAGTCGACAAGGCCACAAGAGAGATAAATATGTGTCTATGGATCAAGTAAAgcaagtttattatattgaagaTCCGGTGGATGCCAAGTGGTCCGTTGTATTAACCTCTACAACTCGAGACTACCAAGATGTGTATAACGACGATGATTTA